One genomic region from Acidobacteriota bacterium encodes:
- a CDS encoding cytochrome C oxidase subunit IV family protein, with translation MSEHQSSGVHIASVKLLLTVWVGLMFGTWLTVSASNVDLGSLNIWVGLAIATGKAMLVGLYYMHLRWDKPFNAFIFLGAFFFLFLFIGITMMDSAHYQPALIPGYAPGMGD, from the coding sequence ATGAGCGAACACCAGAGCTCCGGCGTGCACATCGCGAGCGTCAAGCTGCTCCTCACCGTCTGGGTCGGCCTCATGTTCGGTACCTGGCTCACCGTATCGGCATCCAACGTCGATCTCGGCTCCCTCAACATCTGGGTCGGTCTCGCCATCGCTACGGGCAAGGCGATGCTTGTCGGGCTGTATTACATGCATCTGCGCTGGGACAAACCTTTCAACGCATTCATCTTTCTCGGTGCTTTCTTCTTTCTCTTCCTGTTCATCGGCATCACCATGATGGACTCCGCCCATTACCAGCCGGCACTCATTCCGGGTTACGCACCAGGCATGGGC